From a region of the Sandaracinaceae bacterium genome:
- a CDS encoding class I SAM-dependent methyltransferase: protein MTSTQREIEVSYDVSNEFFELWLDTDMHYTSASFHTGDETLEQAQIQKCDILYDYAEITPDTLTLDIGCGWGSNLNYLHKRGVKRAHGITLSTAQCEWIHSRGLEGVKAIVCDYKDYEPEEKYGALQSIEMIDHLCSPAQANKGMAIDIYRQYFKKSAGWVEPGSCFGFQAILRNRVPRNRKDLSDLAFTADVIFPGGLNPRLEELVAAVNPYWEVEELRTQRVSYGKTTAEWLRRMQQHETLIREKWGNQLYDDYDRYLSTCVRAFENHYSSDVQMKLRKI from the coding sequence ATGACCTCCACGCAGCGTGAAATCGAAGTCTCGTACGACGTCTCCAATGAGTTCTTCGAGCTGTGGCTCGACACCGACATGCACTACACGTCGGCCAGCTTCCACACCGGCGACGAGACGCTCGAGCAGGCGCAGATCCAGAAGTGCGACATCCTGTACGACTACGCCGAGATCACGCCGGACACGCTCACGCTGGACATCGGCTGCGGCTGGGGCTCGAACCTGAACTACCTGCACAAGCGCGGGGTCAAGCGCGCGCACGGCATCACGCTCTCCACGGCGCAGTGTGAGTGGATCCACTCGCGCGGCCTCGAGGGCGTGAAGGCCATCGTGTGCGACTACAAGGACTACGAGCCCGAGGAGAAGTACGGCGCGCTCCAGTCCATCGAGATGATCGACCACCTCTGCTCCCCAGCGCAGGCGAACAAGGGCATGGCCATCGACATCTACCGCCAGTACTTCAAGAAGTCCGCGGGCTGGGTGGAGCCCGGCAGCTGCTTCGGTTTCCAGGCCATCTTGCGCAACCGCGTGCCGCGCAACCGCAAGGACCTCTCGGACCTGGCGTTCACCGCCGACGTCATCTTCCCGGGCGGCCTCAACCCGCGCCTCGAAGAGCTGGTCGCCGCCGTGAACCCGTACTGGGAAGTCGAAGAGCTGCGCACCCAGCGCGTGAGCTACGGCAAGACCACCGCCGAGTGGCTGCGCCGCATGCAGCAGCACGAGACGCTCATCCGCGAGAAGTGGGGCAACCAGCTCTACGACGACTACGACCGCTACCTGAGCACCTGCGTGCGCGCGTTCGAGAACCACTACTCGAGCGACGTGCAGATGAAGCTCCGCAAGATCTGA
- a CDS encoding penicillin-insensitive murein endopeptidase, with amino-acid sequence MHRPLLDRAALTRARLFALAALVLLALSQSGTRVAARRVDPHADANQALGLPASHSTSRGGPSAGSLEGGVPFPMQAPGAAFNPRRDAAARYGTVELVQGLLRAGAQVQQRHGGELMVNDLSLQAGGPIPHHGSHQGGRDADVLFYVLDARGEPRSAVGAPLDLDGRGVDFGDLSVSADDTPVRLDVVRTWAFVEALLSDPEASVQRMFVARHLRARLLRHARRQRAPADVRRRFEQVACQPGYPHDDHFHIRVFCSVDDLRAGCLDSGPMPPWRRAQLAAAGLAPRMAGPERLRAPITTAAEARRAAGPMHADVRAWLDGREAWMSPPRGPGVCR; translated from the coding sequence ATGCATCGCCCTCTTCTCGACCGTGCAGCGCTGACGCGCGCGCGGCTGTTCGCGTTGGCCGCGCTGGTCCTGCTGGCGCTCTCGCAGAGTGGCACACGCGTGGCGGCTCGCCGCGTGGACCCGCACGCGGACGCCAACCAGGCGCTCGGGCTTCCCGCATCGCACAGCACGTCGCGTGGCGGCCCCAGCGCGGGCTCGCTCGAGGGCGGCGTGCCGTTCCCCATGCAGGCGCCCGGTGCCGCCTTCAACCCTCGGCGCGACGCGGCCGCGCGGTATGGGACCGTGGAGTTGGTGCAGGGGCTGCTGCGGGCCGGCGCCCAGGTGCAGCAACGCCATGGCGGTGAGCTGATGGTGAACGACTTGAGTCTACAGGCTGGCGGTCCCATCCCACACCACGGCAGCCATCAGGGTGGCCGCGACGCCGACGTGCTGTTCTACGTGCTCGACGCGCGTGGGGAGCCGCGATCGGCGGTGGGGGCCCCGCTCGACCTCGATGGCCGCGGGGTGGACTTCGGCGACCTCTCGGTCTCGGCTGACGACACGCCCGTGCGGCTCGACGTGGTGCGCACCTGGGCCTTCGTGGAGGCGCTGCTATCCGATCCGGAGGCCTCCGTGCAGCGTATGTTCGTGGCGCGCCACCTGAGAGCGCGGCTGCTGCGCCACGCCCGGCGCCAGCGAGCCCCTGCCGACGTGCGGAGGCGCTTCGAGCAGGTGGCCTGTCAGCCGGGCTACCCCCACGACGATCACTTCCACATTCGCGTGTTCTGCAGCGTGGACGATCTGCGCGCCGGGTGCCTGGACTCGGGGCCCATGCCGCCCTGGCGGCGTGCTCAGCTGGCGGCTGCGGGGCTGGCTCCGCGCATGGCCGGGCCCGAGCGGCTGCGCGCGCCCATCACCACGGCAGCAGAGGCGCGCCGGGCTGCGGGGCCGATGCACGCCGACGTGCGCGCCTGGCTAGACGGCCGAGAGGCATGGATGAGCCCCCCGCGCGGTCCGGGCGTGTGCCGCTGA
- a CDS encoding TetR/AcrR family transcriptional regulator, which yields MDDAPRENCYGSAVSEAARHRLQVDERRKQLIDLALELFGNRPYDEISIDEIAKEAGVSKGLLYHYFPSKRAFFVAAVEAAAERLIESTDVPTAGDVPTMAEMREGVGRYLDYVDRHARNYLLLVRGGDGVDEEVQAIVDRTRMAFLERVRDAAALLPKGPEVDITLRGYIGYVETVSLEWVEHKGLSRDALADLIVRQCIALFSTVQR from the coding sequence ATGGATGACGCCCCCCGCGAGAACTGCTACGGGAGCGCCGTGAGTGAAGCCGCGCGACATCGCTTGCAGGTGGACGAGCGCCGCAAGCAGCTCATCGACCTGGCGCTAGAGCTCTTTGGCAACCGCCCCTACGACGAGATCTCCATCGACGAGATCGCGAAGGAGGCCGGCGTTTCCAAGGGGCTGCTGTACCACTACTTCCCCAGCAAGCGGGCGTTCTTCGTGGCCGCCGTCGAGGCCGCCGCCGAGCGCCTGATCGAGTCCACGGACGTGCCCACCGCGGGTGACGTGCCCACCATGGCCGAGATGCGCGAGGGCGTGGGCCGCTACCTGGACTACGTGGACCGGCACGCACGCAACTACCTGCTGCTGGTGCGCGGCGGCGACGGCGTGGACGAAGAGGTGCAGGCCATCGTGGACCGCACGCGCATGGCGTTCCTCGAGCGCGTGCGCGACGCCGCAGCGCTCCTGCCCAAGGGCCCCGAGGTGGACATCACGCTGCGCGGGTACATCGGCTACGTGGAGACCGTCAGCCTCGAGTGGGTGGAGCACAAGGGGCTGTCGCGGGACGCGCTCGCGGACCTGATCGTACGCCAATGCATCGCCCTCTTCTCGACCGTGCAGCGCTGA
- a CDS encoding prolyl oligopeptidase family serine peptidase, whose translation MRVVFACLLALAPVVSGGLLLASAITWSGRVVGLATIALGLALPVAAGGLRKQAAATSVGALAVLAGVAVLRAQETPSDPQTRFVGEPGWWVSPSRVVPESDQLLFATRLLPWAGMGVSRDGARRLQTSMADVYAGDELDGVPSMLDEAVSGTCSQRMLVFEPEPGPDQRERSAIVFLHGYGGAWQGYFRVMREVARERGMVLVQPACGIGTWSTRGDVSTVEHARAFIEGLPGVDASRIHLVALSNGGRAATRALAENPDAFRSVTFVSGVLETRIIEALPDGQRSAPTPVLAIHGGQDDRVSLVSLERGVSALHARGFDVTMRVMPTEDHFLFFTARNRVVSELTAFLERVD comes from the coding sequence GTGCGAGTCGTCTTCGCTTGCCTGCTCGCTCTCGCGCCCGTCGTGTCGGGTGGGCTGCTGCTCGCGTCGGCCATCACCTGGTCTGGTCGCGTGGTAGGCCTTGCCACGATCGCGCTCGGCCTTGCGCTCCCGGTCGCGGCGGGCGGGCTCCGCAAGCAAGCAGCCGCGACCTCGGTCGGCGCACTCGCGGTGCTCGCAGGGGTGGCCGTCCTTCGGGCGCAAGAGACCCCCTCGGACCCGCAGACACGGTTCGTGGGCGAGCCCGGCTGGTGGGTCTCGCCGTCTCGTGTCGTCCCCGAGTCCGACCAGCTGCTCTTCGCGACCCGACTCCTGCCCTGGGCGGGCATGGGTGTGTCGCGTGACGGCGCCCGTCGTCTGCAAACCTCGATGGCTGATGTGTACGCCGGGGACGAGCTCGACGGGGTCCCGTCGATGCTGGACGAAGCCGTCTCGGGTACGTGTAGCCAGCGCATGCTGGTGTTCGAGCCCGAACCTGGCCCGGACCAACGCGAGCGCAGTGCCATTGTCTTCCTGCACGGCTACGGCGGCGCCTGGCAGGGCTACTTCCGCGTGATGCGGGAGGTCGCGCGCGAGCGAGGCATGGTGCTGGTGCAGCCCGCCTGTGGCATCGGCACCTGGAGCACACGAGGTGACGTCTCCACGGTGGAGCATGCCCGTGCGTTCATCGAGGGCCTGCCCGGCGTCGATGCGTCGCGCATCCACCTCGTGGCTCTCTCGAACGGCGGCCGCGCCGCCACGCGGGCCCTCGCTGAGAACCCTGACGCGTTCCGCAGCGTAACGTTCGTCTCGGGGGTGCTCGAGACTCGCATCATCGAGGCGCTGCCCGACGGGCAGCGTTCCGCGCCCACACCGGTTCTCGCCATCCACGGCGGGCAGGATGACCGCGTCTCACTCGTCTCCCTCGAGCGCGGCGTGTCTGCACTGCATGCGCGTGGCTTCGACGTGACCATGCGCGTGATGCCCACCGAAGACCACTTCCTCTTTTTCACTGCCCGCAACCGGGTGGTGAGCGAGCTGACGGCGTTCCTGGAGCGGGTCGACTGA
- a CDS encoding SAM-dependent methyltransferase, which produces MNSDSPSRTAMLVAAYRARASEAPAPICDDRFARALAGEEGFAFARELDAVSPNMELWIAVRTAYLDALVRAATQEVSQVVILGAGFDTRAKRLARSGVRFFEVDAPASLAERHRRIALLPEYVCDAVTVSCDFETQDFVDQLCAVGFEPQVPALIVWEGVSYYLSEGAVRATLARVAQALSPRTTIVFDHVGRRFVAGQGTSTEDQGTRERLGSAGEPMIWGVDHALPLLYELGFRHVRQDTFDEACLTHTGTYDRERKFRFQFLVQARVARA; this is translated from the coding sequence ATGAACTCAGACAGCCCTAGCCGCACCGCCATGCTCGTGGCCGCCTACCGTGCCCGCGCGAGCGAGGCCCCCGCCCCCATCTGCGACGACCGCTTTGCGCGTGCGCTGGCCGGCGAGGAGGGCTTCGCGTTCGCCCGCGAGCTCGACGCGGTGTCACCCAACATGGAGCTGTGGATAGCCGTGCGGACGGCGTACCTGGACGCGCTGGTGCGGGCCGCCACCCAAGAGGTCTCCCAGGTGGTGATCCTCGGAGCCGGCTTCGACACGCGCGCCAAGCGCCTGGCCCGCTCGGGCGTGCGCTTCTTCGAGGTGGACGCCCCCGCCTCGCTGGCCGAGCGGCACCGTCGCATCGCGCTGCTCCCCGAGTACGTCTGCGACGCCGTCACGGTGTCCTGCGACTTCGAGACCCAGGACTTCGTGGACCAGCTCTGCGCGGTGGGGTTCGAGCCCCAGGTGCCCGCGCTGATCGTCTGGGAGGGCGTCAGCTACTACCTCAGCGAGGGCGCCGTGCGCGCCACGCTCGCGCGGGTGGCCCAGGCGCTCAGCCCGCGGACCACGATCGTCTTCGACCACGTGGGGCGCCGCTTCGTGGCGGGGCAAGGCACCAGCACCGAGGACCAGGGCACCCGCGAGCGCCTCGGCTCGGCTGGTGAGCCCATGATCTGGGGCGTGGATCATGCCCTCCCGCTGCTGTACGAGCTGGGCTTCCGGCACGTCCGCCAAGACACCTTCGACGAGGCCTGCCTGACGCACACGGGCACCTACGACCGCGAGCGCAAGTTCCGCTTTCAGTTCTTGGTGCAGGCGCGCGTCGCGCGGGCGTGA
- a CDS encoding DUF296 domain-containing protein has product MFAKESKRVRHFVGRCERGEDVHTALQSLATQHGIQAGWVRGLGALESVELREYDQAAQVYRPAVSFQAPLEVLSLTGNIASRDDQPFVHLHVTLSRETDNGIQLLGGHLERGRVFALEFYVEAFDDVALVRERDAATGLHLFVEATRGAAAGPRSAAPAAPVSDPIVERARERGRAPLSVEAERPRTAPEPSRALEPARAAAPARAAEPARAPEPVRVAPPTSASGVTWAMAASASEEAQLARPSSARVARPARVEADVKAPAHRPPPIEDPLATDAHSILFDEPIPEVGEYLDHRQFGICKIESMEDDGGVMLRMPDKRKKLIKLDVLQVLEPRIEGNKIIYPVRPRGPRKA; this is encoded by the coding sequence ATGTTCGCCAAAGAGAGCAAGCGCGTGCGCCACTTCGTCGGCCGATGTGAGCGCGGCGAAGACGTCCACACGGCGCTGCAGAGCCTCGCCACGCAGCACGGCATCCAAGCCGGTTGGGTCCGCGGTCTGGGCGCGCTCGAGTCCGTGGAACTGCGCGAGTACGACCAGGCCGCACAGGTGTACCGCCCCGCGGTGAGCTTCCAGGCGCCGCTCGAGGTGCTGAGCCTCACGGGCAACATCGCGTCACGGGACGATCAACCGTTCGTGCACCTGCACGTCACGCTGTCGCGTGAGACCGACAACGGCATCCAGCTGCTGGGCGGTCACCTCGAGCGCGGGCGGGTGTTCGCGCTCGAGTTCTACGTGGAGGCGTTCGACGACGTGGCGCTGGTGCGGGAACGGGACGCGGCCACGGGGCTGCACCTGTTCGTGGAAGCCACGCGCGGTGCTGCGGCTGGGCCCCGCTCTGCGGCACCTGCGGCGCCGGTCAGCGACCCCATCGTGGAGCGTGCACGCGAGCGTGGCCGAGCGCCCTTGTCCGTGGAAGCCGAGCGCCCCCGCACGGCACCCGAGCCATCACGTGCACTGGAACCCGCTCGTGCCGCAGCCCCTGCGCGCGCCGCAGAACCCGCGCGTGCTCCCGAGCCCGTGCGCGTCGCTCCGCCCACCTCGGCGTCCGGGGTCACATGGGCCATGGCGGCCAGCGCCTCTGAAGAGGCCCAGCTGGCGCGCCCCAGCAGCGCACGTGTGGCGCGGCCCGCGCGAGTGGAGGCGGACGTCAAAGCCCCCGCGCACCGCCCTCCCCCCATCGAAGACCCGCTGGCCACCGACGCGCACAGCATCCTGTTCGACGAGCCCATCCCCGAGGTGGGCGAGTACCTGGACCACCGTCAGTTCGGCATCTGCAAGATCGAGAGCATGGAAGACGACGGCGGCGTGATGCTGCGCATGCCCGACAAGCGCAAGAAGCTCATCAAGCTGGACGTGCTGCAGGTGCTCGAGCCCCGCATCGAGGGCAACAAGATCATCTACCCGGTGCGTCCGCGCGGCCCGCGCAAGGCGTAG
- a CDS encoding helix-turn-helix domain-containing protein: MVVVPFDAYTMCSSRALYNLSYSSDDSMPKQPTPSFRSALTRLGLGRHESALYATLVERSPLGASELARITGLARSSVYTALASLTSLGLVGTTHEEGVKRFVAEGHGALVDAMKRDEARAVERAKLAAGLGAHFVKAKEDASARLPHVVHFEGIEGLKRVYLTMLRQAPRGACMSILRDDFLWGPEWSFVTTPEWRARVRSLRSERDIRVRLLVQDSPAERAQVAAYRSREHTAFRFLPKTVAFERFALYVLGDIAAVMSTEPRNLVGIQIANANLALNHRAMFDGLWAVSRAPRARK; this comes from the coding sequence ATGGTGGTGGTCCCTTTCGATGCCTACACCATGTGCAGCTCGCGCGCGCTGTACAATCTGTCGTACAGTTCCGACGACAGCATGCCGAAGCAGCCCACTCCATCCTTCCGCAGCGCGCTCACGCGTCTGGGCCTCGGGCGTCACGAGTCCGCGCTCTACGCCACGCTGGTGGAGCGCTCGCCGCTCGGCGCCTCGGAGCTGGCGCGCATCACTGGCCTCGCGCGCAGCAGCGTCTACACGGCGCTGGCGTCGCTCACGTCGCTGGGTCTGGTGGGCACCACCCACGAAGAGGGTGTGAAGCGGTTCGTCGCGGAAGGTCACGGGGCGCTGGTGGACGCCATGAAGCGCGACGAGGCGCGCGCCGTCGAGCGGGCCAAGCTCGCGGCGGGCCTCGGCGCACACTTCGTGAAGGCCAAGGAGGACGCATCGGCCCGTCTGCCGCACGTGGTGCACTTCGAGGGCATCGAGGGGCTCAAGCGCGTCTACCTCACCATGCTGCGCCAGGCGCCGCGCGGAGCGTGCATGTCCATCCTGCGCGACGACTTCTTGTGGGGCCCCGAGTGGTCGTTCGTCACCACGCCCGAGTGGCGCGCGCGCGTGCGGTCGCTCCGCAGCGAGCGCGACATCCGCGTGCGGCTCTTGGTGCAGGACTCCCCAGCCGAGCGTGCGCAGGTCGCCGCCTATCGATCCCGTGAGCACACCGCGTTCCGCTTCTTGCCGAAGACCGTGGCCTTCGAGCGCTTCGCCCTCTACGTGCTGGGCGACATCGCCGCGGTGATGTCCACCGAGCCCCGCAACTTGGTGGGCATCCAGATCGCGAACGCGAACCTGGCATTGAACCACCGCGCCATGTTCGACGGGCTGTGGGCCGTCTCACGAGCGCCTCGCGCGCGGAAGTGA
- a CDS encoding response regulator transcription factor, with protein sequence MPQARSTAPEVCADPVTDTVLVVETDRAQRETLGRVLRAEGHVVVEACSAEAGLSLLRARDAHGAAVSVVVVGEGPLGRTGALLLQGMARSDCPPTPALVLTTSESFSETAGVTFGLRKPFQVEELLSRVGDFQRRRRPD encoded by the coding sequence ATGCCACAAGCTCGTTCCACCGCCCCAGAGGTCTGCGCAGACCCCGTCACCGACACGGTGCTGGTGGTCGAGACCGACCGCGCCCAGCGTGAGACGCTGGGCCGCGTGTTGCGGGCCGAAGGGCACGTGGTGGTCGAGGCCTGCAGCGCCGAGGCTGGCCTCAGCCTGCTCCGCGCCCGCGACGCCCATGGTGCTGCGGTGTCGGTGGTGGTGGTGGGCGAGGGTCCGCTGGGCCGCACGGGCGCCCTCCTGCTGCAGGGCATGGCGCGCAGTGACTGCCCACCCACGCCCGCGCTCGTGCTCACCACCAGCGAGTCCTTCAGCGAGACCGCAGGCGTCACCTTCGGGCTGCGCAAGCCCTTCCAGGTAGAAGAGCTGCTCTCCCGTGTGGGCGACTTCCAGCGCCGCCGGCGCCCGGACTGA
- a CDS encoding serine/threonine protein kinase encodes MSEVMQFGPFELVRRLGHGGMAETFEAIRHGASGVTQRVCIKRILPAFERDEEFLRLFLEEARVSASLHHGAIAQVLDFGVVSGSHYLALELVEGLDLRTVIRRLAESNDRLTTGVVAHLAFELAGALEFAHAATDRGRARGVVHRDISPSNVLLSRHGEVKLTDFGIAKAMSADVATRTAVVKGKLPYMAPEYASAGQFNAQSDLFSLGVTLYECVAGRRPFDGANDLETLENLQRGRHRPLPEAVPGVDSAFAAAVERLIEADPAVRYVTATQFLDDLTAITPPGTAQLILGRVVSALQDHPSDEGASLRDALANTELRETNVSEGTLALDASASTLPVAAVDEAPVDAPTRTRLPTVLAHEQAQEAVEDLTRHAGRAKPRPPE; translated from the coding sequence GTGTCCGAGGTGATGCAATTCGGGCCCTTCGAGCTGGTTCGCCGGCTGGGCCACGGGGGCATGGCCGAGACCTTCGAGGCCATCCGGCACGGCGCATCAGGCGTGACACAGCGCGTGTGCATCAAGCGCATCCTGCCCGCCTTCGAGCGGGACGAGGAGTTCCTGCGGCTCTTCCTGGAGGAGGCGCGGGTGTCGGCCAGCTTGCACCACGGGGCCATCGCCCAGGTGCTGGACTTCGGCGTGGTGTCCGGCTCGCACTACCTGGCCCTCGAGCTCGTGGAGGGGCTGGACCTGCGCACCGTCATCAGGCGCCTCGCCGAGAGCAACGACCGCCTCACCACGGGCGTGGTGGCGCACCTCGCGTTCGAGCTGGCGGGCGCTCTCGAATTCGCTCACGCCGCCACGGATAGGGGCCGCGCGCGGGGCGTGGTGCACCGCGACATCAGCCCCAGCAACGTGCTGCTCAGCCGGCACGGCGAGGTGAAGCTCACGGACTTCGGCATCGCCAAGGCCATGAGCGCCGACGTGGCCACGCGCACCGCCGTGGTGAAGGGCAAGCTGCCGTACATGGCCCCCGAGTACGCGAGCGCGGGGCAGTTCAACGCGCAGAGCGACCTCTTCTCGCTGGGCGTCACGCTCTACGAGTGCGTGGCGGGGCGCCGCCCGTTCGACGGGGCCAACGACCTCGAGACACTCGAGAACCTGCAGCGCGGGCGGCATCGTCCGCTGCCCGAGGCCGTGCCGGGCGTGGATTCGGCGTTCGCGGCCGCCGTGGAGCGCCTGATCGAGGCAGACCCCGCGGTGCGCTACGTCACGGCCACGCAGTTCCTGGACGACCTCACCGCCATCACCCCACCGGGCACCGCGCAGCTCATCTTGGGCCGCGTGGTGAGCGCGCTCCAGGACCACCCCTCGGATGAGGGCGCCTCCCTGCGCGACGCGCTGGCCAACACCGAGCTGCGCGAGACGAACGTCAGCGAGGGCACGCTCGCGCTCGATGCGTCCGCCTCCACCTTGCCTGTGGCCGCCGTGGACGAAGCGCCCGTGGACGCCCCCACGCGGACGCGCTTGCCCACCGTGCTGGCCCACGAGCAAGCGCAGGAGGCCGTCGAAGATCTCACGCGTCACGCGGGACGAGCCAAGCCGCGCCCGCCAGAGTAG
- the lexA gene encoding transcriptional repressor LexA has protein sequence MQKLTDRQRAVLEFISESISDRGFPPTLREIGNRLGIRSTNGVNDHLRALERKGYLTREDMKSRTLRLVRTPDGRTMSEGEDDDLPDLDANGDLGGHGLRGVTSMAGLATRAANDADDDLLTIPIVGRVAAGLLAEAIQHPEDSVRIDRMLVGGNRDVFGLRIVGESMIEAGIHDGDYVFVRKQLTANRGEIVIALVGEEATCKYYYPERDHIRLQPANSTMAPILIPKTDWRSTQIMGVVVGIYRRLH, from the coding sequence ATGCAAAAGCTCACGGACAGACAGCGCGCGGTCCTCGAATTCATCTCCGAGTCCATCTCCGATCGGGGCTTCCCGCCCACGCTTCGAGAGATTGGGAACCGCCTGGGCATCCGGAGCACCAACGGGGTCAACGACCACCTCCGCGCGCTCGAGCGCAAGGGGTACCTCACCCGTGAAGACATGAAGAGCCGCACGCTGCGCCTGGTCCGCACGCCGGACGGCCGCACCATGAGCGAGGGCGAAGACGACGACCTCCCGGACCTGGACGCCAACGGGGATCTGGGCGGCCACGGGCTGCGCGGCGTCACCTCCATGGCCGGGCTCGCCACCCGTGCGGCAAATGACGCCGACGACGACCTGCTCACCATTCCCATCGTGGGGCGCGTGGCGGCGGGTCTCTTGGCGGAAGCCATTCAGCACCCCGAAGACTCCGTGCGCATCGACCGCATGCTGGTCGGCGGCAACCGTGACGTCTTCGGCCTGCGCATCGTGGGCGAGTCCATGATCGAAGCCGGCATCCACGACGGCGACTACGTCTTCGTGCGCAAGCAGCTCACCGCCAACCGCGGCGAGATCGTCATCGCGCTGGTGGGCGAAGAGGCCACCTGCAAGTACTACTACCCCGAGCGGGACCACATCCGCCTGCAGCCGGCCAACAGCACCATGGCGCCCATCCTCATCCCCAAGACCGACTGGCGCAGCACCCAGATCATGGGCGTGGTGGTGGGCATCTACCGCCGCCTGCACTGA
- a CDS encoding M20/M25/M40 family metallo-hydrolase: protein MTASLSPLERALGQLEATLDQHLDDLAALVRIGGISAEPPPNPTLVRSAEAVVELMTRAGLHGARVLTLPGAHPYAYAEWLGAPGAPTLLLYGHHDVQPVGREAKWVTPPFEPSIRDGRMYGRGAVDDKAGVMMHIAACAAWLHATGALPVNVKFVVEGEEEIGSGNLERFLETHAELLAADCIVLTDTANLDAGIPSLTVSLRGLAAVTVEVRALRQPVHSGMWGGPLPDPVIALSRALGELMDDDGQVMAPLRRGVAELSAFERTALERLPYEEGEFRSQAGLVQGAALIGRQDVPLYARIWREPAVAVIAFESRAIVGSSNQIIDSARARVSVRTVPNQDSKVVQDALVQHFETRVPFGLEVHIEREEVASSWLTSAEGPAFDAARRAMAAGYGRDCEIIGCGGTIPFVGPFARVLGGVPALLTGVEDPLCHAHSENESLLIEDWKKGTRAAVHLYAELAGALTPR from the coding sequence ATGACCGCATCCCTCAGCCCGCTCGAGCGCGCCCTAGGCCAGCTCGAGGCCACCCTCGACCAGCACCTCGACGACTTGGCGGCCCTCGTGCGCATCGGCGGCATCAGCGCCGAGCCGCCGCCCAACCCCACGCTCGTTCGCAGCGCCGAGGCCGTGGTGGAGCTCATGACGCGCGCCGGACTGCATGGCGCGCGCGTGCTGACGTTGCCCGGCGCGCATCCGTACGCCTATGCCGAGTGGCTGGGCGCCCCCGGAGCGCCCACGCTGCTGCTCTACGGCCACCACGACGTGCAGCCGGTGGGGCGTGAGGCCAAGTGGGTGACGCCCCCCTTCGAGCCCAGCATTCGCGACGGCCGCATGTACGGGCGCGGCGCCGTGGACGACAAGGCCGGCGTCATGATGCACATCGCGGCCTGCGCGGCCTGGCTGCACGCCACGGGCGCGCTGCCGGTGAACGTGAAGTTCGTGGTGGAGGGCGAGGAGGAGATTGGCTCGGGCAACCTCGAGCGCTTCCTCGAGACGCACGCCGAGCTGCTGGCCGCCGACTGCATCGTGCTCACGGACACTGCGAACCTGGACGCCGGGATCCCCTCGTTGACCGTCTCGCTGCGGGGCCTCGCGGCCGTCACGGTGGAGGTGCGCGCGCTGCGCCAGCCGGTGCACAGCGGCATGTGGGGTGGTCCGCTGCCCGACCCGGTCATCGCGCTCTCGCGCGCCCTCGGAGAGCTCATGGATGACGACGGTCAGGTCATGGCGCCGCTGCGTCGTGGCGTGGCCGAGCTGAGCGCCTTCGAGCGCACGGCCCTCGAGCGGCTGCCGTACGAGGAAGGCGAGTTCCGCTCGCAAGCGGGGCTGGTGCAGGGGGCCGCGCTGATCGGCCGGCAGGACGTGCCGCTCTACGCGCGCATCTGGCGTGAGCCGGCGGTGGCGGTCATCGCCTTCGAGTCGCGCGCCATCGTGGGCAGCAGCAACCAGATCATCGACTCGGCGCGCGCGCGGGTGAGCGTGCGCACGGTCCCCAACCAGGACTCGAAGGTGGTTCAAGACGCGCTGGTGCAGCACTTCGAGACGCGCGTGCCGTTCGGGCTCGAGGTGCACATCGAGCGCGAAGAGGTGGCCAGCTCGTGGTTGACCTCGGCGGAGGGGCCGGCCTTCGACGCCGCGCGCCGCGCCATGGCCGCGGGCTACGGGCGCGACTGCGAGATCATCGGGTGCGGCGGGACCATCCCCTTCGTGGGGCCGTTCGCGCGCGTGCTGGGCGGCGTGCCCGCGCTCCTCACCGGCGTGGAAGACCCCCTCTGCCACGCGCACTCCGAGAACGAGAGCCTGTTGATCGAAGACTGGAAGAAGGGCACGCGCGCGGCCGTGCACCTCTACGCCGAGCTGGCAGGCGCGCTCACCCCGCGCTGA